The Candidatus Margulisiibacteriota bacterium DNA segment ACAAAGTGTTACCGAAACCCTTGTGAGCGGTAATGTTCCTGCCGATTTTGCTACAGGTGCGTATTTCATGGTAGGTTACGATGAAGATGGTGGAATTGTGTTCGCTGTGCGCCGGGATGGGTGGATTGGCGATAATCCATATGAAGGACAACAACAGCAGGATGGCGATCAGCAACAAGAGCAACAAACAGATCCGCCTCTAGGGTTCATGGCGGTACAGGGGACATGGACGTACAATGGCGATATGATCTATGTGTCTTCTAATTCCGTAGCATACCAGATCAGGAAGCTGGCACTGGTTGATGCCAGCAACCCAAATAATCTGATATGCGAATGGAATACTCCGGATAATATGCCATCATATCCAAGCCCTATTGCTTTTAATACGACAGCAACCCAACCAACTATCGGATCAAAACCGGGAAACATCGCTACGGGAAATTATAAAGTCCGATTGTACTCGAATAATGGGACGGTGCTGATTGAGGCTGCCAGAGCACAGCAGCAGAACCAGGAGGAACAAGCTGTGGGCCAGTTTAACAAAAATGGCAATATAATAACCACAACGGTTCCTTTCGGAATAACACAAAATGTAACAAGAATAGCTGTGGTGCTCGATGATGGTCATTTTGATTTCGCTGATATAGTTGGAATGTGGAACTATACCATACAACCGAATCAAATAGTGCCTAACGTCCCTTTCCCTGTGGATATGACAGGATTGGTTCAATTTATGGGAACGGGTATGCCGGATGATATTAATACCCCGGGAAAATATTTTTTCCTTGGAATTCCGGACGGGGACATTGCCGTTGTTGATCCTATTTTTATGGCAAAATATAACTGATAATAGTATTTAATGCAGTAAATATTTTAATTGAAGCCGTGCTAATTTGCACGGCTTCTCCTTTTGGTGGTTGAATTGTTTTCGAAGGATTGGCAGGAAATGAAAAGCGATCGTATCATGTCTTAAAGTTCTCGAGATTATTTTTGAAAAGAAATATATTTCTGTAACTCTTTACTGTGAACATGAAGGTTGTTGAGTCGATAATATCGATCGCTATGCTTGGCGAAGGGGACTTGTTTGCCATCTTCCTCTCCCCAATAGTATTCTAGCAACGCCGGATTGAACACGCAGCTTTCATTAATAAAGCCCTTCGTATTCTTACCTCCGGCATTTCTCTGGTCGATCCCGCCTATATATTGCCCGATTGATGCCGCGTCGAATAATGATTGGAAGAGGTGGAAGTTTTTTGAGTAATTGTGTGGGTTTTGGGGGACCATCCTGGTTCGAGTTATGAGCGGATGAGCGTAGACATCCATGATAATCGGGAGATGATCGATAAGGTGGCTGCCTAATTGTCTGTAACTTCCCAGCAATTCCATGTCGTTTATAGAATTCGGAAGTTTGTTTAAGAACGAATAGCTTATGAATTCCGTTAAGTTGTAACTCGCGGTTTTATTACTAAAATACATAAATCCCGGTACGCACCTTAAATCGTTATCGAAGGTCGCACCGATCCCCGGATAACATTGTATGAAAATCGATAACAGCCGGGCTAGGTTAACATAGATTAAGACATCATTTTCGAGATGGAATACATTTGTCAGGTTAAGCTGGTCTATAAGCTCGTCGATATAAAAGAAGCGTTCTGTTGTATGCTGCCAGAAACCATTTCTAAACGTTGGGTCTAAGGTGGAATTATTTTTGAAATTATTATGCCGGCTACTTTCTTTGAGCGATTCACAGCTTACTATTTCTACAGCAAGCAGATTAGCGTAATCTATTTCTTTTATTAAAGCTTGATTTGTGATTAAGAATATTTTGCAGTTGTTATTGAAGTATCGTGCCTGATTGATAGAATCTCTGAGGTATTCAGGTAATGTTAGCCCGCTATGAACAAATACAATTGAGTAGTCCATTTATGCTCATTATAAGGGAGGCATTGCTAATACGCAAATAAGTGGTGCTTTTTTAATGAATTTATTTGTGTTAATATAGAGACACCTAACTTAAAAGGTGTGAGGTACGCTTGATATACACAATATGTACAAAACACAGAGTTATTTGATAATATAAAGCTGTTAATTATTAGAAACTCATTAGATGTAAGCGTTGATAAGAATTGTGCGCTCGTAGCTTAATGGATAGAGCACTTGACTACGGATCAAGCGGTTGGAGGTTCGACTCCTCTCGAGCGCGCCAAACTCAGATTGAATTTCCTTTTTCTTTTTCACGTTTTTTAGTTCATATTGGCATCGTTTTGGTTGCTTTGCTGCTAATATGCTGCTAGTAATTGAAGGTGAAAAAGAGATGGCCTTTATCAGAAAAAATATAAAGATATCTTTTCGCTAAAGCCAGATAATCAAAAAAGTGTCAAATATAGTCAAATAAATTATAATGAAGTACAATCTTTTTAGATGGAATCAAGTCCGATTGGTTTCTTCTGGTAACACCAGATGTTCAATAATTAAGGTTTTTCTGGAATGATAATAAGTTGATAGCAGAAGACGTGTTCTCTAATGAATATTTTATGGCGGAAGCATTGAAACTGGCAGAGCAAGCAGCGCTATGTGACGAAGTTCCTGTCGGTGCAGTCATTGTTCATGAGAATAGAATAATAGCCCGTAGTTATAACACAAGAGAACTCTCTCAGAATCCCATTGCACATGCAGAGGTACTTTCTTTGCAAGCGGCGGCTTCAGTTCTCAATAGTTGGAGACTTGACCAGTGTGATCTCTATGTGACTCTTGAGCCGTGCCCGATGTGCCTTGGAGCTGCAATTAATTCCCGGATTAAGAAAATAATCTACGGGGCAAGTGATCCCAAAGCCGGAGCTTGCGGCTCGGTGCTCAATTTTTATGCACATCCTGGACTTAATCATTCGATTGAGGTTGTGGGTGGTGTTATGGCTGAGGAATGCGGTACAATTCTTTCGGATTTCTTCCGTGCAAAGCGAAAGAGCCTAAAAGGTTCTCCTTGAAGTAATCATTAACTTGAAAATCAGAATGATTAAAAGGTTTCTTCCAAAAAAACAATATCTTTCATTGAAAGATTGAGATATTTTCCTAAATGCGGGCACTTTACTTTGAAAAGGAAAAATTTGTTTTTCCGGTCATTTAAGCCATAGAGAGTTTCAAAGTTGCCTAATCCTTTGGCAATAATGAGATCTGAGTTTGTATAGTAGTTTCTGAACTCGGCATTCATTTCCGAAGGTTCTGTCCCGGCAGTTGTGGACCCACTTTCAATAACCGGAATCATTGCCGCTAATCCGGTTTCTTTCGCATCTTCCAGGAGTACATCGTTAAGGACGGGTGCACTTTTAACGGCATAGATAACTGTCTGGTGTTGCTTGAGCAACAGAGAAATAAAGGTTTTGTCGAAGACTATCTCGCCCGCGTTATCTCCCAGATAGAGAATACGATTGGGTTTTGATACGAGTTCTTCGAAACGGTCAAAATGATCTATTGCAAAATGGTCTTCGAGAACAGTAGAAATTGTTTCATTTAAGTCAAAGCTTGCTAAGGCACCATGATCAATTACATTGCCGGCGATAGCTAGTTTCGCAGCAGTAAGGAGTGGGTTGTCTGCGCTGGCTATTAGTTGATTCAGGAATGATTCTAATCGAAGTGCTTCTTTATTGCTTTCCTTTTTTTCTTCCGAATAAAAATCCTGGATGTGCAGTTCTTGCTTTAATATAGAATGTACTTTGTTG contains these protein-coding regions:
- a CDS encoding tRNA adenosine(34) deaminase TadA yields the protein MIAEDVFSNEYFMAEALKLAEQAALCDEVPVGAVIVHENRIIARSYNTRELSQNPIAHAEVLSLQAAASVLNSWRLDQCDLYVTLEPCPMCLGAAINSRIKKIIYGASDPKAGACGSVLNFYAHPGLNHSIEVVGGVMAEECGTILSDFFRAKRKSLKGSP